Proteins from a genomic interval of Danio rerio strain Tuebingen ecotype United States chromosome 4, GRCz12tu, whole genome shotgun sequence:
- the LOC131384668 gene encoding uncharacterized LOC131384668 precursor (The RefSeq protein has 18 substitutions, 1 non-frameshifting indel compared to this genomic sequence) produces the protein MDQGWKRLLLLVVFLQFWKNAPGFAYSTYPNAGQWWGQPSDNAFLPLVVQSSVPEAPVTGVLLEEVVSRLPKNNPKFNLFQVVKGGVSSSSDSTPQALPPNTPSSATQPVDQSGMSGVVSLQGSSGSTTTSGSGQIVFAQGGSGGFASKTAVSGQSTNDQSSPGLSSSVSQSTTYGVTTQGTSPFAPGSSSPYATISLPKYVTSQLTAGPSSKQVTSVYGTQTGSSAPFTLQASTTYDGRIQTPDTISPLVLGSSTPYVAVSLPQVTSQLTPAPSTKQVTSVYTTQTGSSAPFTLQELLQGQDSTSQVVYESSTPYVSVSLPQVVTSSLTPVPSSKQVTSVYGTPSGSSAPFTLQRLLQGKGSTSQVVSVPSTPYVAVSTPQVVTSLLTPVPSSKQVTTVYTTQTGSPAPFTLQELLEGQDQTSQVVYGSSTPYISLSLPQVVASQLTSVPSSKQVTSVYGTQTGSFAPLTLQESTTYDGLIQTVDTTDQLVSGSTPYVAVSLPQVTSQLTPVPNSKQVTSVYGTMTGSSAPFTLQKLLQGKSSTSQVISVPSTPYVAVSLPQSVTSQSMTVPSSKPVTSVYTTQTGSSAPFTLQELLQGQDSTSQVVYESSTPYGSVSLPKVVTSLTPVPSSKQVTSVYSTQTGSSAPFAMRELLQGQDSTSQVFSGSSTPYASVSMPQVFTSQLAGPSSKSITAVYGSQTGSSAPYTLQGSTTYGGLIQPQNAKDGSSTGSSVLQTSTGDISNPSSSFSTLKRYYSVKG, from the exons ATGGATCAAGGGTGGAAAAA GTTACTCTTGCTAGTAGTCTTCCTGCAATTTTGGAAGAATGCTCCTGGTTTTGCAT ATTCAACTTATCCAAATGCTGGCCAGTGGTGGGGTCAGCCATCTGACAATGCTTTCTTGCCTCTTGTGGTCCAGTCTTCTGTGCCAGAAGCCCCAGTGACTGAGGTTTTGCTTGAAGAAGTGGTCTCTCGTTTGCCGAAAAACAACCCCAAGTTTAATCTGCTTCAGGTTGTTAAAGGTGGTGTTTCCAGCAGTTCTGACTCCACACCCCAAGCTCTGCCTCCAAATACCCCCTCTTCAGCTACTCAGTCTGTGGATCAATCTGGGATGAGTGGTGTAGTGTCACTTCAGGGCTCTTCTGGATCCACCACTACAAGTGGTTCTGGACAAATTGTCTTTGCACAAGGGGGAAGTGGCGGCTTTGCTTCCAAGACTGCAGTTTCTGGCCAGTCCACTAATGACCAGAGCTCCCCTGGTCTGTCTAGTTCAGTTTCTCAAAGTACCACCTATGGTGTAACTACCCAAGGTACAAGTCCGTTTGCTCCAGGGTCTTCATCCCCATATGCAACCATATCGTTGCCCAAATATGTTACTAGCCAGCTGACAGCTGGACCAAGTTCAAAGCAAGTTACCTCTGTCTATGGCACCCAGACTGGATCCTCTGCCCCTTTCACTTTGCAAGCAAGTACCACATATGATGGAAGAATCCAGACTCCAGATACCACAAGTCCGTTAGTTTTAGGATCTTCAACCCCATATGTAGCTGTATCATTGCCCCAAGTAACTAGTCAATTGACACCTGCACCAAGTACAAAGCAGGTTACCTCTGTCTATACCACCCAGACAGGATCCTCTGCCCCTTTCACTTTGCAAGAACTACTCCAGGGTCAAGATTCAACAAGCCATGTTGTTTATGAATCTTCAACCCCATACGTATCTGTATCATTGCCCCAAGTTGTTACTAGTTCGTTGACACCAGTGCCAAGTTCAAAGCAGGTTACTTCTGTCTATGGCACTCCGAGTGGTTCTTCTGCTCCCTTCACTCTGCAAAGACTACTCCAGGGTAAAG TTTCAACAAGCCAGGTTGTTTCAGTACCTTCAACCCCATATGTAACTGTATCAACACCCCAAGTTGTTACTAGTCAGTTAACACCTGTGCCAAGTTCAAAGCAGGTTACTACTGTCTACACCACCCAGACAGGTTCCCCTGCCCCTTTCACTTTGCAAGAATTACTCGAGGGTCAAGATCAAACAAGCCAGGTTGTTTATGGATCTTCAACCCCATACATCTCAGTATCGTTGCCCCAAGTTGTTGCTAGTCAGTTGACATCTGTGCCAAGTTCTAAGCAAATTACCTCTGTCTATGGCACCCAGACCGGATCCTTTGCACCTTTAACTTTGCAAGAAAGTACCACATATGATGGTCTGATCCAGACTGTAGATACCACAGATCAGTTAGTTTCAGGATCAACCCCATATGTAGCTGTATCAATGCCCAAAGTTGTTGCTAGTCAGTTAACACCTGTGCCAAATTCGAAGCAGGTTACCTCTGTCTATGGCACTATGACTGGTTCTTCTGCTCCCTTCACTTTGCAAAAACTACTCCAGGGTAAGGGTTCAACAAGCCAGGTTATTTCAGTACCTTCAACCCCATATGTTGCTGTATCATTGCCCCAAAGTGTTACAAGTCAGTCGATGACCGTGCCAAGTTCAAAACCGGTTACCTCTGTCTATACCACCCAGACTGGATCCTCTGCCCCTTTCACTTTGCAAGAACTACTCCAGGGTCAAGATTCAACAAGCCAGGTTGTTTATGGATCTTCAACCCCGTACGGATCCGTATCATTGCCCAAAGTTGTTAGTAGTCTGACACCTGTGCCAAGTTCAAAGCAGGTTACCTCAGTCTATTCCACCCAGACAGGATCCTCTGCCCCTTTCGCTATGCGAGAACTACTCCAGGGTCAAGATTCAACAAGCCAGGTTTCTTCAGGATCCTCAACCCCATATGCATCTGTGTCAATGCCCCAAGTTTTTACTAGTCAGTTAGCTGGGCCAAGTTCTAAGTCGATTACTGCTGTCTACGGCTCTCAGACCGGTTCCTCTGCTCCTTACACTTTGCAAGGAAGCACCACATATGGTGGACTAATCCAGCCTCAAAATGCCAAAGATGGGTCTTCTACAGGATCCTCTGTCCTCCAGACCTCAACTGGTGACATTTCTAATCCTTCCAGCAGCTTTTCTACCCTGAAACGTTATTACTCTGTCAAGGGTTAG
- the zgc:173770 gene encoding uncharacterized protein isoform X1 — protein MDQGWKRLLLLVVFLQFWKNAPGFAYSTYPNAGQWWGQPSDNAFLPLVVQSSVPEAPVTGVLLEEVVSRLPKNNPKFNLLQVVKGGVSSSSDSTPQALPPNTPSSATQPVDQSGMSGVVSLQGSSGSTTTSGSGQIVFAQGGSGGFASKTAVSGQSTNDQSSPGLSSSVSQSATYGVTTQGTSPFAPGSSSPYATISLPKYVTSQLTAGPSSKQVTSVYGTQTGPSAPFTLQASTTYDGRIQTPDTKSPLVLGSSTPYVAVSMPQVTSQLTPAPSTKQVTSVYTTQTGSPAPFTLQELLQGQDSTSQVVYESSTPYVSVSLPQVVTSSLTPVPSSKQVTSVYGTPSGSSAPFTLQRLLQGKGSTSQVVSVPSTPYVTVSTPQVVTSLLTPVPSSKQVTTVYTTQTGSPAPFTLQELLEGQDQTSQVVYGSSTPYISVSLPQVVASQLTSVPSSKQVTSVYGTQTGSFAPLTLQESTTYDGLIQTVDTTDQLVSGSTPYVAVSLPQVTSQLTPVPNSKPVTSVYGTMTGSSAPFTLQKLLQGKGSTSQVISVPSTPYVAVSLPQSVTSQSMTVPSSKPVTSVYTTQTGSSAPFTLQELLQGQDSTSQVVYESSTPYGSVSLPKVVTSLTPVPSSKQVTSVYSTQTGSSAPFAMRELLQGQDSTSQVFSGSSTPYASVSMPQVFTSQLAGPSSKSITAVYGSQTGSSAPYTLHGSTTYGGLIQPQNAKDGSSTGSSVLQTSTGDISNPSSSFSTLKRYYSVKG, from the exons ATGGATCAAGGGTGGAAAAG GTTACTCTTGCTAGTAGTCTTCCTGCAATTTTGGAAGAATGCTCCTGGTTTTGCAT ATTCAACTTATCCAAATGCTGGCCAGTGGTGGGGTCAGCCATCTGACAACGCTTTCTTGCCTCTTGTGGTCCAGTCTTCTGTGCCAGAAGCCCCAGTGACTGGGGTTTTGCTTGAAGAAGTGGTCTCTCGTTTGCCGAAAAACAACCCCAAGTTTAATCTGCTTCAGGTTGTTAAAGGTGGTGTTTCCAGCAGTTCTGACTCCACACCCCAAGCTCTGCCTCCAAATACCCCCTCTTCAGCTACTCAGCCTGTGGATCAATCTGGGATGAGTGGTGTAGTGTCACTTCAGGGCTCCTCTGGATCCACCACTACAAGTGGTTCTGGACAAATTGTCTTTGCACAAGGGGGAAGTGGTGGCTTTGCTTCCAAGACTGCAGTTTCTGGCCAGTCCACTAATGACCAGAGCTCCCCTGGTCTGTCTAGTTCAGTTTCTCAAAGTGCCACCTATGGTGTAACTACCCAAGGTACAAGTCCGTTTGCTCCAGGGTCTTCATCCCCATATGCAACCATATCGTTGCCCAAATATGTTACTAGCCAGCTGACAGCTGGACCAAGTTCAAAGCAAGTTACCTCTGTCTATGGCACCCAGACCGGACCCTCTGCCCCTTTCACTTTGCAAGCAAGTACCACATATGATGGAAGAATCCAGACTCCAGATACCAAAAGTCCGTTAGTTTTAGGATCTTCAACCCCATATGTAGCTGTATCAATGCCCCAAGTAACTAGTCAATTGACACCTGCACCAAGTACAAAGCAGGTTACCTCTGTCTATACCACCCAGACAGGATCCCCTGCTCCTTTCACTTTGCAAGAACTACTCCAGGGTCAAGATTCAACAAGCCAGGTTGTTTATGAATCTTCAACCCCATACGTATCTGTATCATTGCCCCAAGTTGTTACTAGTTCGTTGACACCAGTGCCAAGTTCAAAGCAGGTTACTTCTGTCTATGGCACTCCGAGTGGTTCTTCTGCTCCCTTCACTCTGCAAAGACTACTCCAGGGTAAAGGTTCAACAAGCCAG GTTGTTTCAGTACCTTCAACCCCATATGTAACTGTATCAACACCCCAAGTTGTTACTAGTCTGTTGACACCTGTGCCAAGTTCAAAGCAGGTTACTACTGTCTACACCACCCAGACGGGTTCCCCTGCCCCTTTCACTTTGCAAGAACTACTCGAGGGTCAAGATCAAACAAGCCAGGTTGTTTATGGATCTTCAACCCCATACATCTCCGTATCCTTGCCCCAAGTTGTTGCTAGTCAGTTGACATCTGTGCCAAGTTCTAAGCAAGTTACCTCTGTCTATGGCACCCAGACCGGATCCTTTGCACCTTTAACTTTGCAAGAAAGTACCACATATGACGGTCTGATCCAGACTGTAGATACCACAGATCAGTTAGTTTCAGGATCAACCCCATATGTAGCTGTATCATTGCCCCAAGTAACTAGTCAGTTGACACCAGTGCCAAATTCGAAGCCGGTTACCTCTGTCTATGGCACTATGACTGGTTCTTCTGCTCCCTTCACTTTGCAAAAACTACTCCAGGGTAAAGGTTCAACAAGCCAGGTTATTTCAGTACCTTCAACCCCATATGTAGCTGTATCATTGCCCCAAAGTGTTACAAGTCAGTCGATGACCGTGCCAAGTTCAAAACCGGTTACCTCTGTCTATACAACCCAGACTGGATCCTCTGCCCCTTTCACTTTGCAAGAACTACTCCAGGGTCAAGATTCAACAAGCCAGGTTGTTTATGAATCTTCAACCCCGTACGGATCCGTATCATTGCCCAAAGTTGTTACTAGTCTGACACCTGTGCCAAGTTCAAAGCAGGTTACCTCAGTCTATTCCACCCAGACAGGATCCTCTGCCCCTTTTGCTATGCGAGAACTACTCCAGGGTCAAGATTCAACAAGCCAGGTTTTTTCAGGATCCTCAACCCCATATGCATCTGTATCAATGCCCCAAGTTTTTACTAGTCAGTTAGCTGGGCCAAGTTCTAAGTCAATTACTGCTGTCTACGGCTCTCAGACCGGTTCCTCTGCTCCTTACACTTTGCATGGAAGCACCACTTATGGTGGACTAATCCAGCCTCAAAATGCCAAAGATGGGTCTTCTACAGGATCCTCTGTCCTCCAGACCTCAACCGGTGACATTTCTAATCCTTCCAGCAGCTTTTCTACCCTGAAACGTTATTACTCTGTCAAGGGTTAG
- the LOC131384668 gene encoding uncharacterized isoform X1, which translates to MDQGWKKLLLLVVFLQFWKNAPGFAYSTYPNAGQWWGQPSDNAFLPLVVQSSVPEAPVTEVLLEEVVSRLPKNNPKFNLLQVVKGGVSSSSDSTPQALPPNTPSSATQSVDQSGMSGVVSLQGSSGSTTTSGSGQIVFAQGGSGGFASKTAVSGQSTNDQSSPGLSSSVSQSTTYGVTTQGTSPFAPGSSSPYATISLPKYVTSQLTAGPSSKQVTSVYGTQTGSSAPFTLQASTTYDGRIQTPDTTSPLVLGSSTPYVAVSLPQVTSQLTPAPSTKQVTSVYTTQTGSSAPFTLQELLQGQDSTSHVVYESSTPYVSVSLPQVVTSSLTPVPSSKQVTSVYGTPSGSSAPFTLQRLLQGKGPTSQVVSVPSTPYVAVSMPKVVTSQLTPVPSSKQVTSVYTTQTGSPAPFTLQELLQGKVSTSQVVSVPSTPYVTVSTPQVVTSQLTPVPSSKQVTTVYTTQTGSPAPFTLQELLEGQDQTSQVVYGSSTPYISVSLPQVVASQLTSVPSSKQITSVYGTQTGSFAPLTLQESTTYDGLIQTVDTTDQLVSGSTPYVAVSMPKVVASQLTPVPNSKQVTSVYGTMTGSSAPFTLQKLLQGKGSTSQVISVPSTPYVAVSLPQSVTSQSMTVPSSKPVTSVYTTQTGSSAPFTLQELLQGQDSTSQVVYGSSTPYGSVSLPKVVSSLTPVPSSKQVTSVYSTQTGSSAPFAMRELLQGQDSTSQVSSGSSTPYASVSMPQVFTSQLAGPSSKSITAVYGSQTGSSAPYTLQGSTTYGGLIQPQNAKDGSSTGSSVLQTSTGDISNPSSSFSTLKRYYSVKG; encoded by the exons ATGGATCAAGGGTGGAAAAA GTTACTCTTGCTAGTAGTCTTCCTGCAATTTTGGAAGAATGCTCCTGGTTTTGCAT ATTCAACTTATCCAAATGCTGGCCAGTGGTGGGGTCAGCCATCTGACAATGCTTTCTTGCCTCTTGTGGTCCAGTCTTCTGTGCCAGAAGCCCCAGTGACTGAGGTTTTGCTTGAAGAAGTGGTCTCTCGTTTGCCGAAAAACAACCCCAAGTTTAATCTGCTTCAGGTTGTTAAAGGTGGTGTTTCCAGCAGTTCTGACTCCACACCCCAAGCTCTGCCTCCAAATACCCCCTCTTCAGCTACTCAGTCTGTGGATCAATCTGGGATGAGTGGTGTAGTGTCACTTCAGGGCTCTTCTGGATCCACCACTACAAGTGGTTCTGGACAAATTGTCTTTGCACAAGGGGGAAGTGGCGGCTTTGCTTCCAAGACTGCAGTTTCTGGCCAGTCCACTAATGACCAGAGCTCCCCTGGTCTGTCTAGTTCAGTTTCTCAAAGTACCACCTATGGTGTAACTACCCAAGGTACAAGTCCGTTTGCTCCAGGGTCTTCATCCCCATATGCAACCATATCGTTGCCCAAATATGTTACTAGCCAGCTGACAGCTGGACCAAGTTCAAAGCAAGTTACCTCTGTCTATGGCACCCAGACTGGATCCTCTGCCCCTTTCACTTTGCAAGCAAGTACCACATATGATGGAAGAATCCAGACTCCAGATACCACAAGTCCGTTAGTTTTAGGATCTTCAACCCCATATGTAGCTGTATCATTGCCCCAAGTAACTAGTCAATTGACACCTGCACCAAGTACAAAGCAGGTTACCTCTGTCTATACCACCCAGACAGGATCCTCTGCCCCTTTCACTTTGCAAGAACTACTCCAGGGTCAAGATTCAACAAGCCATGTTGTTTATGAATCTTCAACCCCATACGTATCTGTATCATTGCCCCAAGTTGTTACTAGTTCGTTGACACCAGTGCCAAGTTCAAAGCAGGTTACTTCTGTCTATGGCACTCCGAGTGGTTCTTCTGCTCCCTTCACTCTGCAAAGACTACTCCAGGGTAAAGGTCCAACAAGCCAGGTTGTTTCAGTACCTTCAACCCCATATGTAGCTGTATCAATGCCCAAAGTTGTTACTAGTCAGTTAACACCTGTGCCAAGTTCAAAGCAGGTTACCTCAGTCTATACCACCCAGACAGGATCCCCTGCCCCTTTCACTTTGCAAGAGCTACTCCAGGGTAAAGTTTCAACAAGCCAGGTTGTTTCAGTACCTTCAACCCCATATGTAACTGTATCAACACCCCAAGTTGTTACTAGTCAGTTAACACCTGTGCCAAGTTCAAAGCAGGTTACTACTGTCTACACCACCCAGACAGGTTCCCCTGCCCCTTTCACTTTGCAAGAATTACTCGAGGGTCAAGATCAAACAAGCCAGGTTGTTTATGGATCTTCAACCCCATACATCTCAGTATCGTTGCCCCAAGTTGTTGCTAGTCAGTTGACATCTGTGCCAAGTTCTAAGCAAATTACCTCTGTCTATGGCACCCAGACCGGATCCTTTGCACCTTTAACTTTGCAAGAAAGTACCACATATGATGGTCTGATCCAGACTGTAGATACCACAGATCAGTTAGTTTCAGGATCAACCCCATATGTAGCTGTATCAATGCCCAAAGTTGTTGCTAGTCAGTTAACACCTGTGCCAAATTCGAAGCAGGTTACCTCTGTCTATGGCACTATGACTGGTTCTTCTGCTCCCTTCACTTTGCAAAAACTACTCCAGGGTAAGGGTTCAACAAGCCAGGTTATTTCAGTACCTTCAACCCCATATGTTGCTGTATCATTGCCCCAAAGTGTTACAAGTCAGTCGATGACCGTGCCAAGTTCAAAACCGGTTACCTCTGTCTATACCACCCAGACTGGATCCTCTGCCCCTTTCACTTTGCAAGAACTACTCCAGGGTCAAGATTCAACAAGCCAGGTTGTTTATGGATCTTCAACCCCGTACGGATCCGTATCATTGCCCAAAGTTGTTAGTAGTCTGACACCTGTGCCAAGTTCAAAGCAGGTTACCTCAGTCTATTCCACCCAGACAGGATCCTCTGCCCCTTTCGCTATGCGAGAACTACTCCAGGGTCAAGATTCAACAAGCCAGGTTTCTTCAGGATCCTCAACCCCATATGCATCTGTGTCAATGCCCCAAGTTTTTACTAGTCAGTTAGCTGGGCCAAGTTCTAAGTCGATTACTGCTGTCTACGGCTCTCAGACCGGTTCCTCTGCTCCTTACACTTTGCAAGGAAGCACCACATATGGTGGACTAATCCAGCCTCAAAATGCCAAAGATGGGTCTTCTACAGGATCCTCTGTCCTCCAGACCTCAACTGGTGACATTTCTAATCCTTCCAGCAGCTTTTCTACCCTGAAACGTTATTACTCTGTCAAGGGTTAG
- the zgc:173770 gene encoding uncharacterized protein LOC100124606 precursor (The RefSeq protein has 20 substitutions, 1 non-frameshifting indel compared to this genomic sequence): MDQGWKRLLLLVVFLQFWKNAPGFAYSTYPNAGQWWGQPSDNAFLPLVVQSSVPEAPVTGVLLEEVVSRLPKNNPKFNLLQVVKGGVSSSSDSTPQALPPNTPSSASQSVDQSGMSGVVSLQGSSGSTTTSGSGQIVFAQGGSGGFASKTAVSGQSTNDQSSPGLSSSVSQSATYGVTTQGTSPFAPGSSSPYATISLPKYVTSQLTAGPSSKQVTSVYGTQTGPSAPFTLQASTTYDGRIETPDTTSPLVLGSSTPYVAVSLPQVTSQLTPAPSTKQVTSVYTTQTGSPAPFTLQELLQGQDSTSQVVYESSTPYVSVSLPQVVTSSLTPVPSSKQVTSVYGTPSGSSAPFTLQRLLQGKGSTSQVVSVPSTPYVAVSMPKVVTSQLTPVPSSKQVTSVYTTQTGSPAPFTLQELLQGKGSTSQVVSVPSTPYVTVSTPQVVTSLLTPVPSSKQVTTVYTTQTGSPAPFTLQELLEGQDQTSQVVYGSSTPYISVSLPQVVASQLTSVPSSKQVTSVYGTQTGSFAPLTLQESTTYDGLIQTVDTTDQLVSGSTPYVAVSLPQVTSQLTPVPSSKQVTSVYGTPSGSSAPFTLQSLLQGKGSTSQVVSVPSTPYVAVSMPQSVTSQSMTVPSSKPVTSVYTTQTGSPFTLQELLQGQDSTSQVVYESSTPYGSVSLPKVVSSLTPVPSSKQVTSVYSTQTGSPAPFAMRELLQGQNSASQVFSGSSAPYASVSMPQVFTSQLAGPSSKSITAVYGSQTGSSAPYTLQGSTTYGGLIQPQNAKDGSSTGSSVLQTSTGDISNPSSSFSTLKRYYSVKG, from the exons ATGGATCAAGGGTGGAAAAG GTTACTCTTGCTAGTAGTCTTCCTGCAATTTTGGAAGAATGCTCCTGGTTTTGCAT ATTCAACTTATCCAAATGCTGGCCAGTGGTGGGGTCAGCCATCTGACAACGCTTTCTTGCCTCTTGTGGTCCAGTCTTCTGTGCCAGAAGCCCCAGTGACTGGGGTTTTGCTTGAAGAAGTGGTCTCTCGTTTGCCGAAAAACAACCCCAAGTTTAATCTGCTTCAGGTTGTTAAAGGTGGTGTTTCCAGCAGTTCTGACTCCACACCCCAAGCTCTGCCTCCAAATACCCCCTCTTCAGCTACTCAGCCTGTGGATCAATCTGGGATGAGTGGTGTAGTGTCACTTCAGGGCTCCTCTGGATCCACCACTACAAGTGGTTCTGGACAAATTGTCTTTGCACAAGGGGGAAGTGGTGGCTTTGCTTCCAAGACTGCAGTTTCTGGCCAGTCCACTAATGACCAGAGCTCCCCTGGTCTGTCTAGTTCAGTTTCTCAAAGTGCCACCTATGGTGTAACTACCCAAGGTACAAGTCCGTTTGCTCCAGGGTCTTCATCCCCATATGCAACCATATCGTTGCCCAAATATGTTACTAGCCAGCTGACAGCTGGACCAAGTTCAAAGCAAGTTACCTCTGTCTATGGCACCCAGACCGGACCCTCTGCCCCTTTCACTTTGCAAGCAAGTACCACATATGATGGAAGAATCCAGACTCCAGATACCAAAAGTCCGTTAGTTTTAGGATCTTCAACCCCATATGTAGCTGTATCAATGCCCCAAGTAACTAGTCAATTGACACCTGCACCAAGTACAAAGCAGGTTACCTCTGTCTATACCACCCAGACAGGATCCCCTGCTCCTTTCACTTTGCAAGAACTACTCCAGGGTCAAGATTCAACAAGCCAGGTTGTTTATGAATCTTCAACCCCATACGTATCTGTATCATTGCCCCAAGTTGTTACTAGTTCGTTGACACCAGTGCCAAGTTCAAAGCAGGTTACTTCTGTCTATGGCACTCCGAGTGGTTCTTCTGCTCCCTTCACTCTGCAAAGACTACTCCAGGGTAAAGGTTCAACAAGCCAGGTTGTTTCAGTACCTTCAACCCCATATGTAGCTGTATCAATGCCCAAAGTTGTTACTAGTCAGTTAACACCTGTGCCAAGTTCAAAGCAGGTTACCTCAGTCTATACCACCCAGACAGGATCCTCTGCCCCTTTCACTTTGCAAGAGCTACTCCAGGGTAAAGTTTCAACAAGCCAGGTTGTTTCAGTACCTTCAACCCCATATGTAACTGTATCAACACCCCAAGTTGTTACTAGTCTGTTGACACCTGTGCCAAGTTCAAAGCAGGTTACTACTGTCTACACCACCCAGACGGGTTCCCCTGCCCCTTTCACTTTGCAAGAACTACTCGAGGGTCAAGATCAAACAAGCCAGGTTGTTTATGGATCTTCAACCCCATACATCTCCGTATCCTTGCCCCAAGTTGTTGCTAGTCAGTTGACATCTGTGCCAAGTTCTAAGCAAGTTACCTCTGTCTATGGCACCCAGACCGGATCCTTTGCACCTTTAACTTTGCAAGAAAGTACCACATATGACGGTCTGATCCAGACTGTAGATACCACAGATCAGTTAGTTTCAGGATCAACCCCATATGTAGCTGTATCATTGCCCCAAGTAACTAGTCAGTTGACACCAGTGCCAAATTCGAAGCCGGTTACCTCTGTCTATGGCACTATGACTGGTTCTTCTGCTCCCTTCACTTTGCAAAAACTACTCCAGGGTAAAGGTTCAACAAGCCAGGTTATTTCAGTACCTTCAACCCCATATGTAGCTGTATCATTGCCCCAAAGTGTTACAAGTCAGTCGATGACCGTGCCAAGTTCAAAACCGGTTACCTCTGTCTATACAACCCAGACTGGATCCTCTGCCCCTTTCACTTTGCAAGAACTACTCCAGGGTCAAGATTCAACAAGCCAGGTTGTTTATGAATCTTCAACCCCGTACGGATCCGTATCATTGCCCAAAGTTGTTACTAGTCTGACACCTGTGCCAAGTTCAAAGCAGGTTACCTCAGTCTATTCCACCCAGACAGGATCCTCTGCCCCTTTTGCTATGCGAGAACTACTCCAGGGTCAAGATTCAACAAGCCAGGTTTTTTCAGGATCCTCAACCCCATATGCATCTGTATCAATGCCCCAAGTTTTTACTAGTCAGTTAGCTGGGCCAAGTTCTAAGTCAATTACTGCTGTCTACGGCTCTCAGACCGGTTCCTCTGCTCCTTACACTTTGCATGGAAGCACCACTTATGGTGGACTAATCCAGCCTCAAAATGCCAAAGATGGGTCTTCTACAGGATCCTCTGTCCTCCAGACCTCAACCGGTGACATTTCTAATCCTTCCAGCAGCTTTTCTACCCTGAAACGTTATTACTCTGTCAAGGGTTAG